CTATAGATTTTGCCGATTTGCCAAAAATGCGGTTATAGCGGGAGTTCTCAAGATTATGAAAATTCACAACTTGGGGAGAGACACTTGATTTTTTGATATGAACCGGATATAATTGGCTCGGCTTTTGTAACTATGATTACAGTGTGTAGCCGAAATAGGAGGTAAAAGGGTTGGCCAGAAAACGCAAGCGTAAGAGTCGTCGTCGCCAAGAAGGGCGCAAAATTCTCGAACTTGTACCCCAGTATAATATTGAAAGCGGCGAGGATAAACCCGTAACCGCCGCCAGAAAATACATTCATGAAATAGGGATACAGCCCCCGGCTTTGTTAATTGTAAAACGAAACGAACACACCACCGACAGATATTTTTGGGCAGAAAAGGGTTTGTTCGGCGCCCAATATGTTGAAGAGAATCATTTCCTCTTCCCAAGTTTGAGAGAATTTCAGCCCCCAGTTCCGAGCAAAATTCCTGCCGTAGCTGGTTGATGACTACTCTAACAAGTTGCAGTCCCCCCAATTCCACGTTGGGGGGTTTCTGCGTTTAATGATTATACCTCAACTGATGGGTCTTAAAGCAAGTGCTTGTTGTAGTTGAATTAATTCATCGCGGTGGGCGATAACTGTGACGACACTACATTCCCCTAAAGCTGAGTCTGGAGTATTTTCCAGGGTTAGACAGATCTTTTCCCGTCGGCCAGCCTTTTTCCAATAAAAAACGCCAGCTAGGGGCGACAATAGCCCGATACCCAAAAATAAAGGGGTCAAGGGAGGATAAATAAAACATAAAACGAATCCCAAGCAGAGGAGTCCCACCGCCGCTAGGATACTCAAAAAAATGGCTAAAAACCAACTGGGACGCACAAACCCTTCAAATGTCATGGTTTCCTCTTGAGGATCTACGGCAGTCAAGTCATAGGCCCGTTGGGTAAAATAGGTTTGTAACTGCTCCAAAAGAGAGATTTTAGGCAATTGTGCCATTAATTTAACTTGTTGAGTCCGATCTTTGACAGAGGCGCGAATAAAGAAAAATAAGCCAACCATCAATAAAAGTGTCAAAAAAAACGTTGAGCTAAGAATAGGAGCATTCACAGGGGTTTTCTTTAGGGCTGTTAAACTTGAATATTGTAGCTTTTATTAACTTATTCTGCCCATTGACGTAACAAATTAGCATGGGTTTTAGCCAGTAAATCAAATTCCATTGTCTTTCCCTCTTTCGCAAAAATAGCACGACGTACCGTATCAATATCAAACAAAATTTCTCGTTTGATCGGATCTCGGATTAAACTCTGAATCCATCCTACTACAACTAATCTGCTGCCTGTGATCACAGGTTCAACCCGATGTAAAAACGAGGCAGGATAGAGCAGAATTGAGCCTGGGGCTAGTTTATAACTCAGATCTCCTTCCGGTTTTTCAATGACTAATTCTCCCCCCTCATAGCGATCGGGAGAACTAAGAAATAAGGTAAAAGAAACATCAGAACGAAAAAATTGTTGACCCCCCATCAAAGCATTGTCTGTATGACTGCCATAGGCCATTCCCACTTCATAACGGCTAAATCGTAGGGAGTGGATGTATTTAGGGTTAATAGCCAGTTTAAACAACAAATGACGGCTCAGGGCATTGATCACTAAATTTTGTAACTCAGCCGCTTGAGGTGCCGTTTTCTCAAGTTGGGTATTCTGTTTCACTAATTGAGCGTGCCATCCCGCCGTGGTTTTACCATCCACAAAATTCCCTTGGGATAACCCGTCAATCAACCTTTGGAGTTCTTTGGGAGTGAGAATGGCATCAATGGTCAAAATCATCTCAAATTGTAGTGTTTAGGGTTTATCATTACCTATTATCCCAAAGAGTAGGGGATTTCATAAGATAAATTTATTGGTAATTTTAGGAACTTCTATTTAGAATGTAGGCTTTAGGCAAGATTACTTGAGGAAAATGGTAATGAACTTCAAAGCTGTTCAATTGTTGATTGCTCTTGGTTTAATGACAACCCTAGGTGCTTGTGGCGGTGGTGGCGAAAAACCTGCTGATTCAGGTACAACAGGAGAAACGACTGAACAAGCGGCTCCTGATGGTGCTGCTTCCCCTGAAGCCCCTGCTTCCCCTAATTAAATGATTAAAACGTCTGCTTAAAACTTAAGCATTAAACAAGATTAGTTGAGGAAAACGAGAATGAATTCTAAATCTGTTCAATTATTGCTGGCTCTTGGTTTAGTGACAACCCTAGGTGCTTGTGGCGGTGGCGGCGGTGATACCCCTGCTGATTCAGGTACAACGGGAGAAACGACTGAACAAGCGGCTCCTGATGGTGCTGCTTCCCCTGAAGCCCCTGCTTCCCCTGATGGTGCTGCTTCCCCCGAAGGTGGCGAAGGTGGCGAAGGTTAATAAGATCCTAACCTAACCAAAAGCTGTTGGCTCGTTTCAGATCAAGTTTCTGAGATACCAACAGCTTTCACATTATTTAATTGTCACAAAAAATCTACTTGCTACCGACCTTAACTTGAATGGCACTAAAGAGGGGAGTTCTGAATTTGACTAGGAGAATCAAACTTAGGATATGAATTAACCAATGGGAAATCACTAGCCCCCAGATGAGACAGGCCAAGGCACTGGCCACCGCTAGAACCCCAAAAATATCATTTTCTGTGCGTTGATACCAGAGAACACTCCCAAGGGCAGTGATCAAAAATAAGAGGGGGAAAATGGGGAGCATCATAGCGATTACCTTTTAGTCTTTGGGGTGGGCAAGGAGTTTAAGGAATGGCTGGTTGAGGTTCATTCCTGGACTTGTGTTTTTTTTACGATAACATTCCCCTCCTCAAAAAATGGGTAATATAAATTACTTAGCCGCGATATTGTAAAAAATCTTTGCATAACTTAAACATCGCCCCGATCAAACCCTCCAAATGAGTCCATTTTTGTTAACAAGTGTTGAGGGGATCAGTCAGTTTTAGGCATTTATCTCTAGGGTGAAGATTTAATTTATCTCAAGAACTCAACCAACCAATTTTTGAGGTGAAGGGTTGCCAGACAATCATCCTCATTGTAACGCAAAATAGAAGCCAAGAAAGTGCGATTGCCTGTCTTTAACCACTGGTCATACCAGCAAACGCATTGATCCCCGCCCATACCAGGGTCACGCCAATGAAATCCTAACCAGTTAGCTAAGGACTTTAGGGAATAACTTTCTACTGGGAAAATTACGCAGGTAATTACACAGCGATGAAGGTCAATAAAACGGGAGATTAAACCTTCTATTTGCTTAGGGGGAGTTTGATATAAGTTTCCTAAGCGTTTTATGGTTTCAACTTCGTATTCTGAGAAGTGAAAAATTGGGGCATTTTCATAAGTATTAACCAGGTGAAGAAATTGCTGCCAAACTTTTTCTTCATCTTCGGGGGTTTCCGCTAAAAATGGGTAAAATGTCTGCTCTTGGGTCAAACGGTTAACCACCACTACCCCTAATAAATAGTCCAAATTGCGTTCGGGTTCTGCTTCTATGTCAAAATAGAGTTCAACGGGGTGGTTAAACAGAATTTCGGGACGATGACGCGGTATTAGGGTGCGATGGATAGCCCGATTTTCTACAATGGCCTGGGCTTGCTGTTGCAATTGAGTCCCTATCTCTTTTCCCATCACTTCTCCCATACTGCTTGGAGAAGCTTCGGCCAACAATTCTACTGTAATTAAACCCATCTGTTGAAGGGAGTGATAGCGACTTGGAGTAACTCCTGGAACTAAGGATAAATGTTGTTGAGATTGGGCGATCGCGTAACAATGATCATACCAATTACATAAATTACAGCGTTGACGAGAGATAAAGACTTCAGGCTCCTGGCCGTTACCAAGCATTATGACACATTGTTCTAAAGTAGACTGTAACCTAGGCAACCATTGGATTAAATCAACTTCATAATGTTTTTGGGGACGCAAAACCATGACAGGGTTAGGGGGTAGGGTATCTTGAAGAATTCCTAACAGATAAGCATAAAAAGTAGCAACAATTTTGTATTCTGGTTTGGGACGACGGCCTAAATGAATACTAATAGGATAATATGACCAATCTCCGAATTTTGATTGACCGGGTTGTTTAATTAATAAATGGGGTTTCCCTAGATAATCATAAGGGGAATCTTTTTCTGATAGCAATAATATCCCCTGATAGATACAATTAACTCCTTGCTGCATTAATGTTTCTGTTGCCTCTGCTTTTTCTCTCCAAGAGGGGCCAGTGGGGTTGGGTTTTTGGTAATGGGGATAAAATGTTTCTAATACGGAGGCAACATGAAGCTGATTTTCGTGGCGTAGTTTTAAGAGAAAATCTCGCTCAGGGTTACGTTGTGTAATATCACCATGTACATTAAGAAAGGAACGACGGGAACATCTTTTATAATCGAGTAGCAGGACATCAGTAATTAGCATTCTGGGGTTAAATATACAGTGGGATGGTTATTAGGGTATCGATGGATTGGTTAAAATTATATCTTTATATTAATATGA
This genomic window from Crocosphaera sp. UHCC 0190 contains:
- a CDS encoding cofactor assembly of complex C subunit B yields the protein MNAPILSSTFFLTLLLMVGLFFFIRASVKDRTQQVKLMAQLPKISLLEQLQTYFTQRAYDLTAVDPQEETMTFEGFVRPSWFLAIFLSILAAVGLLCLGFVLCFIYPPLTPLFLGIGLLSPLAGVFYWKKAGRREKICLTLENTPDSALGECSVVTVIAHRDELIQLQQALALRPIS
- a CDS encoding Fe2+-dependent dioxygenase — encoded protein: MILTIDAILTPKELQRLIDGLSQGNFVDGKTTAGWHAQLVKQNTQLEKTAPQAAELQNLVINALSRHLLFKLAINPKYIHSLRFSRYEVGMAYGSHTDNALMGGQQFFRSDVSFTLFLSSPDRYEGGELVIEKPEGDLSYKLAPGSILLYPASFLHRVEPVITGSRLVVVGWIQSLIRDPIKREILFDIDTVRRAIFAKEGKTMEFDLLAKTHANLLRQWAE
- a CDS encoding DUF3155 domain-containing protein codes for the protein MARKRKRKSRRRQEGRKILELVPQYNIESGEDKPVTAARKYIHEIGIQPPALLIVKRNEHTTDRYFWAEKGLFGAQYVEENHFLFPSLREFQPPVPSKIPAVAG
- a CDS encoding TM0106 family RecB-like putative nuclease; this encodes MLITDVLLLDYKRCSRRSFLNVHGDITQRNPERDFLLKLRHENQLHVASVLETFYPHYQKPNPTGPSWREKAEATETLMQQGVNCIYQGILLLSEKDSPYDYLGKPHLLIKQPGQSKFGDWSYYPISIHLGRRPKPEYKIVATFYAYLLGILQDTLPPNPVMVLRPQKHYEVDLIQWLPRLQSTLEQCVIMLGNGQEPEVFISRQRCNLCNWYDHCYAIAQSQQHLSLVPGVTPSRYHSLQQMGLITVELLAEASPSSMGEVMGKEIGTQLQQQAQAIVENRAIHRTLIPRHRPEILFNHPVELYFDIEAEPERNLDYLLGVVVVNRLTQEQTFYPFLAETPEDEEKVWQQFLHLVNTYENAPIFHFSEYEVETIKRLGNLYQTPPKQIEGLISRFIDLHRCVITCVIFPVESYSLKSLANWLGFHWRDPGMGGDQCVCWYDQWLKTGNRTFLASILRYNEDDCLATLHLKNWLVEFLR